One genomic region from Antedon mediterranea chromosome 3, ecAntMedi1.1, whole genome shotgun sequence encodes:
- the LOC140045014 gene encoding uncharacterized protein isoform X2, giving the protein MGLKEFFSKICACNGIQIPNIAQFDAIDICQHLIQLNMQDSKNEDSDTALILGASFGNVSICQSLIDAGANVTLQDKNGGSPLHYAAAHSHRSVCDILIKAGADVNLPNNKGHSPLTGAALYGNFDICKALVRAGANVNHQTDKGNTALHSCARSDLTYDAHRNTMLFLMKECADKSVHVQNKSDQSVVDLYNKNMCKKYDNDLRSAQKEKLLQLLKSTSLPDTDITSSDLDIPYAITARGKRVEKAYIEALKEGTIEVNLGMLKVIGQEGVGKTCLINACLGKKFNNNHDITDGIAVIKTVRTKPEEQKWAEDLTEDCGNPNSLYRKLAEENISKIIEVDEESVVEEDGAAAESKHYVSMENEFSNARKRKKEESNIVGGMIRKKVKTATKNDTVTTEQPGKPGTSTRTEDVTKMSIAEGTETASLEQEWDKDII; this is encoded by the exons ATGGGTCTCAAggaatttttttctaaaatatgtGCTTGCAATGGTATTCAA ATTCCTAATATTGCTCAATTTGATGCCATTGATATCTGCCAACATTTGATTCAGTTGAACATGCAAGACAGTAAGAATGAG GATAGCGATACAGCATTGATTTTGGGTGCCTCATTTGGTAATGTCAGTATATGTCAGAGTTTGATCGACGCGGGAGCAAATGTTACATTACAAGATAAA AATGGAGGTTCACCTTTGCATTATGCTGCAGCCCATAGCCATAGATCTGTATGCGACATTCTAATCAAAGCAGGAGCTGATGTGAATCTTCCAAACAAT AAGGGACATTCGCCTCTGACTGGGGCTGCACTTTATGGTAATTTTGATATCTGCAAGGCTTTAGTGAGAGCAGGAGCTAATGTGAATCATCAAACAGAC AAAGGAAACACAGCTCTTCATTCATGTGCCAGGAGTGATCTTACTTACGATGCACACAGAAATACCATGCTGTTTTTGATGAAGGAATGTGCTGATAAATCTGTCCATGTCCAAAATAAG TCTGATCAATCTGTAGTTGatttgtataataaaaacatGTGCAAAAAGTATGATAATGACCTTCGGTCAGCTCAGAAAGAAAAATTACTTCAACTATTGAAAA GTACATCCTTACCAGACACAGATATTACATCATCAG ACTTAGACATTCCATATGCAATTACTGCTCGTGGCAAACGTGTTGAAAAAGCTTACATTGAAGCATTGAAAGAGGGTACCATTGAAGTGAATCTTGGAATGCTTAAAGTGATTGGTCAGGAAGGTGTGGGCAAAACTTGCCTAATCAATGCTTGTCTTGGAAAGAA ATTTAACAATAACCATGACATTACTGATGGTATAGCTGTGATAAAAACTGTACGAACCAAGCCGGAAGAACAAAAATGGGCAGAGGATCTTACTGAAGATTGtg GTAATCCAAACTCATTGTATCGAAAACTTGCTGAAGAAAATATCAGCAAAATAATAGAAGTTGATGAAGAAAGTGTAGTTGAAGAAGATGGTGCAGCAGCAGAAAGTAAGCATTACGTCTCAATGGAAAAC GAGTTTTCGAACGCAAGAAAAAGGAAGAAAGAGGAGAGTAACATTGTGGGTGGTATGATAAGAAAAAAG gtaaAAACAGCCACAAAAAATGATACCg tAACAACTGAACAACCTGGAAAACCCGGAACATCTACAAGAACTGAAGAT GTCACCAAGATGTCAATTGCTGAAG GTACTGAAACAGCATCACTTGAACAAGAGTGGGATAAAGATATTATTTAG
- the LOC140045014 gene encoding uncharacterized protein isoform X3, whose product MGLKEFFSKICACNGIQIPNIAQFDAIDICQHLIQLNMQDSKNEDSDTALILGASFGNVSICQSLIDAGANVTLQDKNGGSPLHYAAAHSHRSVCDILIKAGADVNLPNNGHSPLTGAALYGNFDICKALVRAGANVNHQTDKGNTALHSCARSDLTYDAHRNTMLFLMKECADKSVHVQNKSDQSVVDLYNKNMCKKYDNDLRSAQKEKLLQLLKSTSLPDTDITSSDLDIPYAITARGKRVEKAYIEALKEGTIEVNLGMLKVIGQEGVGKTCLINACLGKKFNNNHDITDGIAVIKTVRTKPEEQKWAEDLTEDCGNPNSLYRKLAEENISKIIEVDEESVVEEDGAAAESKHYVSMENQEFSNARKRKKEESNIVGGMIRKKVKTATKNDTVTTEQPGKPGTSTRTEDVTKMSIAEGTETASLEQEWDKDII is encoded by the exons ATGGGTCTCAAggaatttttttctaaaatatgtGCTTGCAATGGTATTCAA ATTCCTAATATTGCTCAATTTGATGCCATTGATATCTGCCAACATTTGATTCAGTTGAACATGCAAGACAGTAAGAATGAG GATAGCGATACAGCATTGATTTTGGGTGCCTCATTTGGTAATGTCAGTATATGTCAGAGTTTGATCGACGCGGGAGCAAATGTTACATTACAAGATAAA AATGGAGGTTCACCTTTGCATTATGCTGCAGCCCATAGCCATAGATCTGTATGCGACATTCTAATCAAAGCAGGAGCTGATGTGAATCTTCCAAACAAT GGACATTCGCCTCTGACTGGGGCTGCACTTTATGGTAATTTTGATATCTGCAAGGCTTTAGTGAGAGCAGGAGCTAATGTGAATCATCAAACAGAC AAAGGAAACACAGCTCTTCATTCATGTGCCAGGAGTGATCTTACTTACGATGCACACAGAAATACCATGCTGTTTTTGATGAAGGAATGTGCTGATAAATCTGTCCATGTCCAAAATAAG TCTGATCAATCTGTAGTTGatttgtataataaaaacatGTGCAAAAAGTATGATAATGACCTTCGGTCAGCTCAGAAAGAAAAATTACTTCAACTATTGAAAA GTACATCCTTACCAGACACAGATATTACATCATCAG ACTTAGACATTCCATATGCAATTACTGCTCGTGGCAAACGTGTTGAAAAAGCTTACATTGAAGCATTGAAAGAGGGTACCATTGAAGTGAATCTTGGAATGCTTAAAGTGATTGGTCAGGAAGGTGTGGGCAAAACTTGCCTAATCAATGCTTGTCTTGGAAAGAA ATTTAACAATAACCATGACATTACTGATGGTATAGCTGTGATAAAAACTGTACGAACCAAGCCGGAAGAACAAAAATGGGCAGAGGATCTTACTGAAGATTGtg GTAATCCAAACTCATTGTATCGAAAACTTGCTGAAGAAAATATCAGCAAAATAATAGAAGTTGATGAAGAAAGTGTAGTTGAAGAAGATGGTGCAGCAGCAGAAAGTAAGCATTACGTCTCAATGGAAAAC CAGGAGTTTTCGAACGCAAGAAAAAGGAAGAAAGAGGAGAGTAACATTGTGGGTGGTATGATAAGAAAAAAG gtaaAAACAGCCACAAAAAATGATACCg tAACAACTGAACAACCTGGAAAACCCGGAACATCTACAAGAACTGAAGAT GTCACCAAGATGTCAATTGCTGAAG GTACTGAAACAGCATCACTTGAACAAGAGTGGGATAAAGATATTATTTAG
- the LOC140045014 gene encoding uncharacterized protein isoform X1 — protein sequence MGLKEFFSKICACNGIQIPNIAQFDAIDICQHLIQLNMQDSKNEDSDTALILGASFGNVSICQSLIDAGANVTLQDKNGGSPLHYAAAHSHRSVCDILIKAGADVNLPNNKGHSPLTGAALYGNFDICKALVRAGANVNHQTDKGNTALHSCARSDLTYDAHRNTMLFLMKECADKSVHVQNKSDQSVVDLYNKNMCKKYDNDLRSAQKEKLLQLLKSTSLPDTDITSSDLDIPYAITARGKRVEKAYIEALKEGTIEVNLGMLKVIGQEGVGKTCLINACLGKKFNNNHDITDGIAVIKTVRTKPEEQKWAEDLTEDCGNPNSLYRKLAEENISKIIEVDEESVVEEDGAAAESKHYVSMENQEFSNARKRKKEESNIVGGMIRKKVKTATKNDTVTTEQPGKPGTSTRTEDVTKMSIAEGTETASLEQEWDKDII from the exons ATGGGTCTCAAggaatttttttctaaaatatgtGCTTGCAATGGTATTCAA ATTCCTAATATTGCTCAATTTGATGCCATTGATATCTGCCAACATTTGATTCAGTTGAACATGCAAGACAGTAAGAATGAG GATAGCGATACAGCATTGATTTTGGGTGCCTCATTTGGTAATGTCAGTATATGTCAGAGTTTGATCGACGCGGGAGCAAATGTTACATTACAAGATAAA AATGGAGGTTCACCTTTGCATTATGCTGCAGCCCATAGCCATAGATCTGTATGCGACATTCTAATCAAAGCAGGAGCTGATGTGAATCTTCCAAACAAT AAGGGACATTCGCCTCTGACTGGGGCTGCACTTTATGGTAATTTTGATATCTGCAAGGCTTTAGTGAGAGCAGGAGCTAATGTGAATCATCAAACAGAC AAAGGAAACACAGCTCTTCATTCATGTGCCAGGAGTGATCTTACTTACGATGCACACAGAAATACCATGCTGTTTTTGATGAAGGAATGTGCTGATAAATCTGTCCATGTCCAAAATAAG TCTGATCAATCTGTAGTTGatttgtataataaaaacatGTGCAAAAAGTATGATAATGACCTTCGGTCAGCTCAGAAAGAAAAATTACTTCAACTATTGAAAA GTACATCCTTACCAGACACAGATATTACATCATCAG ACTTAGACATTCCATATGCAATTACTGCTCGTGGCAAACGTGTTGAAAAAGCTTACATTGAAGCATTGAAAGAGGGTACCATTGAAGTGAATCTTGGAATGCTTAAAGTGATTGGTCAGGAAGGTGTGGGCAAAACTTGCCTAATCAATGCTTGTCTTGGAAAGAA ATTTAACAATAACCATGACATTACTGATGGTATAGCTGTGATAAAAACTGTACGAACCAAGCCGGAAGAACAAAAATGGGCAGAGGATCTTACTGAAGATTGtg GTAATCCAAACTCATTGTATCGAAAACTTGCTGAAGAAAATATCAGCAAAATAATAGAAGTTGATGAAGAAAGTGTAGTTGAAGAAGATGGTGCAGCAGCAGAAAGTAAGCATTACGTCTCAATGGAAAAC CAGGAGTTTTCGAACGCAAGAAAAAGGAAGAAAGAGGAGAGTAACATTGTGGGTGGTATGATAAGAAAAAAG gtaaAAACAGCCACAAAAAATGATACCg tAACAACTGAACAACCTGGAAAACCCGGAACATCTACAAGAACTGAAGAT GTCACCAAGATGTCAATTGCTGAAG GTACTGAAACAGCATCACTTGAACAAGAGTGGGATAAAGATATTATTTAG
- the LOC140045014 gene encoding uncharacterized protein isoform X4, which translates to MQDSKNEDSDTALILGASFGNVSICQSLIDAGANVTLQDKNGGSPLHYAAAHSHRSVCDILIKAGADVNLPNNKGHSPLTGAALYGNFDICKALVRAGANVNHQTDKGNTALHSCARSDLTYDAHRNTMLFLMKECADKSVHVQNKSDQSVVDLYNKNMCKKYDNDLRSAQKEKLLQLLKSTSLPDTDITSSDLDIPYAITARGKRVEKAYIEALKEGTIEVNLGMLKVIGQEGVGKTCLINACLGKKFNNNHDITDGIAVIKTVRTKPEEQKWAEDLTEDCGNPNSLYRKLAEENISKIIEVDEESVVEEDGAAAESKHYVSMENQEFSNARKRKKEESNIVGGMIRKKVKTATKNDTVTTEQPGKPGTSTRTEDVTKMSIAEGTETASLEQEWDKDII; encoded by the exons ATGCAAGACAGTAAGAATGAG GATAGCGATACAGCATTGATTTTGGGTGCCTCATTTGGTAATGTCAGTATATGTCAGAGTTTGATCGACGCGGGAGCAAATGTTACATTACAAGATAAA AATGGAGGTTCACCTTTGCATTATGCTGCAGCCCATAGCCATAGATCTGTATGCGACATTCTAATCAAAGCAGGAGCTGATGTGAATCTTCCAAACAAT AAGGGACATTCGCCTCTGACTGGGGCTGCACTTTATGGTAATTTTGATATCTGCAAGGCTTTAGTGAGAGCAGGAGCTAATGTGAATCATCAAACAGAC AAAGGAAACACAGCTCTTCATTCATGTGCCAGGAGTGATCTTACTTACGATGCACACAGAAATACCATGCTGTTTTTGATGAAGGAATGTGCTGATAAATCTGTCCATGTCCAAAATAAG TCTGATCAATCTGTAGTTGatttgtataataaaaacatGTGCAAAAAGTATGATAATGACCTTCGGTCAGCTCAGAAAGAAAAATTACTTCAACTATTGAAAA GTACATCCTTACCAGACACAGATATTACATCATCAG ACTTAGACATTCCATATGCAATTACTGCTCGTGGCAAACGTGTTGAAAAAGCTTACATTGAAGCATTGAAAGAGGGTACCATTGAAGTGAATCTTGGAATGCTTAAAGTGATTGGTCAGGAAGGTGTGGGCAAAACTTGCCTAATCAATGCTTGTCTTGGAAAGAA ATTTAACAATAACCATGACATTACTGATGGTATAGCTGTGATAAAAACTGTACGAACCAAGCCGGAAGAACAAAAATGGGCAGAGGATCTTACTGAAGATTGtg GTAATCCAAACTCATTGTATCGAAAACTTGCTGAAGAAAATATCAGCAAAATAATAGAAGTTGATGAAGAAAGTGTAGTTGAAGAAGATGGTGCAGCAGCAGAAAGTAAGCATTACGTCTCAATGGAAAAC CAGGAGTTTTCGAACGCAAGAAAAAGGAAGAAAGAGGAGAGTAACATTGTGGGTGGTATGATAAGAAAAAAG gtaaAAACAGCCACAAAAAATGATACCg tAACAACTGAACAACCTGGAAAACCCGGAACATCTACAAGAACTGAAGAT GTCACCAAGATGTCAATTGCTGAAG GTACTGAAACAGCATCACTTGAACAAGAGTGGGATAAAGATATTATTTAG